A window of the Brassica napus cultivar Da-Ae chromosome C5, Da-Ae, whole genome shotgun sequence genome harbors these coding sequences:
- the LOC106425107 gene encoding uncharacterized protein LOC106425107: MQAIPSTYHQCIKFPGTDGTNKTLRLDQKAARDLLIATVKLQHSSLPVNSVSPPISKVCPQKDEVLELPIDDTDPNRTARIGAYLSEDMQRSILDFLKENVSTFAWSMADMKGIDPAITTHELIVDPTFKPIRQKRRKLANPVVVKKKNGKWRICVDFTNLNKACPKDSYPLPNIDRLVASTDGNEMLTFRDAFSGYNLIMMHPDDREKTAFITDRGTYCYKVMSFGLKNAGATYQRLVNRMFVDKLGDTMEVYIDDMLVKSRRRSPPPSTRLLRNSQQFIWDEKCEEAFAQLKQYLTTPPVLVKPDVGDVLSLYVAVSPAAVSSVLIKEDRGEQKPIFYTSRRMTGLETRYPTLKKMALAVVEAARKLCLFFQSHSVEVLTDQPLRTILQNTNMQGRLTKWAIELGELDITYKNRTAAKSQVLTNFLVELAPELEQVLTLLNPNWTLHVNGSSTNKGAGARAEYESLIAGLRLAKAVKAKRLSAYCDSQLVASQFSGDYDANNDRMDAYLKIVQGLAAELEFLKLIKVPRGENVCADALAALGSKLRDQVKRTIPIHRIEKPSIDTSTDQTVTVAPITDRGTSHQTTTTYIKGFDPDWRTEFIDYLSRGELPAEKWAARRLKTCSVHYVVLDDELHRWTASKVLLKCIHCDETVRVMAETHEGAGGNHLGGQALAIKV, encoded by the exons ATGCAAGCAATCCCGTCCACTTACCACCAATGCATCAAGTTTCCCGGTACAGACGGCACAAATAAAACGTTGCGATTAGATCAGAAGGCCGCTCGAGACCTATTGATTGCCACTGTTAAGCTCCAACATTCTTCTCTACCTGTCAACTCTGTCTCTCCCCCGATCTCCAAAGTTTGTCCCCAGAAAGACGAAGTTCTTGAGTTGCCCATCGACGACACGGACCCGAACCGAACGGCACGAATCGGTGCATATCTATCTGAGGATATGCAGCGGTCGATCCTCGACTTCCTCAAGGAGAATGTATCTACGTTCGCATGGTCCATGGCGGACATGAAAGGAATTGATCCAGCGATAACAACGCACGAGCTTATTGTCGACCCAACCTTCAAGCCCATTCGACAAAAGAGACGAAAGCTTG CAAACCCAGTGGTggtcaagaagaagaacgggaagtggcgcATCTGCGTCGACTTCACCAACCTAAATAAAGCCTGCCCAAAGGACAGCTACCCTCTTCCCAATATTGACCGTCTAGTCGCATCCACCGATGGAAATGAGATGCTCACGTTCAGGGATGCTTTCTCCGGATACAATCTGATCATGATGCACCCTGATGATCGCGAGAAAACAGCCTTTATCACAGATAGGGGAACCTACTGCTATAAGGTCATGTCGTTCGGCTTAAAGAACGCAGgggcaacttaccaacgactcgtgaacagAATGTTCGTAGATAAGCTGGGCGACACCATGGAAGTATACATTGATGACATGCTTGTTAAGTCACGCCGCCGATCACCTCCGCCATCTACGAGATTGCTTCGAAACTCTCAACAA TTTATCTGGGACGAGAAGTGCGAAGAAGCATTTGCTCAACTCAAACAATACCTGACTACACCGCCTGTACTCGTCAAGCCGGATGTCGGGGACGTTCTATCCCTCTACGTCGCGGTATCCCCCGCAGCAGTCAGCAGTGTTCTAATAAAGGAAGACCGCGGCGAGCAAAAACCAATCTTCTACACAAGCAGGCGTATGACAGGCTTAGAAACGCGATACCCAACTCTGAAGAAGATGGCGCTGGCCGTCGTCGAAGCGGCAAGAAAGCTCTGCCTGTTTTTTCAGTCACATTCGGTGGAGGTACTGACCGATCAGCCCCTCCGAACAATACTCCAGAACACCAACATGCAAGGAAGACTAACGAAGTGGGCTATCGAACTCGGTGAGCTTGATATCACTTACAAGAACCGAACGGCAGCAAAGTCCCAGGTCCTTACGAATTTCTTAGTTGAGCTGGCTCCGGAACTGGAGCAAGTCCTCACACTCCTGAACCCAAACTGGACCCTTCATGTTAACGGATCTTCAACCAACAAGGGCGCAGGGGCCAGG GCAGAATATGAATCATTGATCGCTGGACTCCGCTTAGCCAAAGCTGTCAAGGCCAAACGTCTAAGCGCCTACTGCGACTCACAGCTGGTCGCCAGTCAGTTCAGCGGCGACTACGACGCCAACAACGACCGAATGGATGCTTACCTCAAGATAGTCCAAGGGTTAGCAGCAGAGTTAGAATTCCTCAAACTCATCAAAGTCCCCAGAGGAGAGAACGTCTGCGCCGACGCCCTGGCAGCCCTTGGCAGCAAGCTTCGAGATCAGGTTAAACGAACCATCCCAATACACCGAATTGAGAAGCCAAGTATTGACACCTCAACCGACCAAACGGTCACCGTGGCCCCGATCACCGACCGCGGGACTAGTCACCAGACCACCACGACATACATCAAAGGGTTCGACCCCGACTGGAGGACGGAGTTCATCGACTATCTTAGCAGGGGAGAGCTCCCAGCTGAGAAATGGGCTGCACGCCGACTAAAAACATGCAGTGTCCATTACGTCGTCTTAGATGATGAACTCCATCGATGGACCGCGAGTAAAGTACTCCTCAAGTGCATTCATTGCGACGAAACTGTAAGAGTTATGGCCGAAACACACGAGGGCGCCGGAGGCAACCATTTAGGCGGACAAGCCTTGGCAATCAAAGTGTGA